The following coding sequences lie in one Alphaproteobacteria bacterium genomic window:
- a CDS encoding TRAP transporter large permease has translation MSLAFGLCLLTLFLLAAIGVPIAYAVILGALAYLAAAGQDLALAGEQMLAGLYGSFVLLAVPLFIVAANIMNAGTISERLLAFCVAAVGRFRGGLGHVNVVASLIFSGMSGSAVADAAGIGKVVIDMMTKSGQYSRGYAAAITAASATIGPIIPPSIPMVLYALISNASIGYLFLGGIVPGVLIGIVLMAMNAVISRRRGFAAQQVVPVRELPRHTVNALPALLMPGILLYFIYGGVTTPTEAAAVAAAYALLLAGAFYRALSLRALYGILVESVRSSAAVGLVIGGALILNYIVSSENIPDLMARALVGLDVGPVGFLLGVNLLILLLGCVLDATTIILVIIPLFLPTCRELGIDLVHFGVVAVVNCMIGLITPPYGILLFVINAITRIPLAEIIREIWQFLAVMILALLALILVPALTLTLPRLFGYEG, from the coding sequence ATGAGCCTCGCCTTCGGGCTCTGCCTGCTCACCCTGTTCCTGCTGGCCGCGATCGGGGTGCCGATCGCCTATGCGGTGATCCTCGGCGCGCTCGCCTATCTGGCCGCGGCCGGACAGGACCTGGCGCTGGCCGGCGAGCAGATGCTGGCCGGGCTGTACGGCAGCTTCGTGCTGCTGGCGGTGCCGCTGTTCATCGTCGCCGCCAACATCATGAACGCCGGCACGATCTCGGAACGGCTGCTGGCCTTCTGCGTCGCCGCGGTCGGCCGCTTCCGCGGCGGGCTCGGCCACGTCAACGTGGTCGCCTCGCTGATCTTCTCCGGCATGTCCGGCTCCGCCGTCGCCGACGCCGCCGGCATCGGCAAGGTCGTCATCGACATGATGACCAAGAGCGGCCAGTACAGCCGCGGCTATGCCGCCGCCATCACCGCCGCCTCGGCGACGATCGGGCCGATCATCCCGCCGTCGATCCCGATGGTGCTGTACGCGCTGATCTCCAACGCCTCGATCGGCTACCTGTTCCTCGGCGGCATCGTGCCCGGCGTGCTGATCGGCATCGTGCTGATGGCGATGAACGCGGTGATCTCGCGCCGGCGCGGCTTCGCCGCCCAGCAGGTTGTGCCGGTGCGCGAGCTGCCGCGCCACACCGTCAACGCGCTGCCGGCGCTGCTGATGCCCGGGATCCTGCTGTATTTCATCTACGGCGGGGTGACCACGCCGACCGAGGCGGCGGCGGTGGCGGCGGCCTATGCGCTGCTGCTGGCCGGCGCCTTCTACCGGGCGCTGTCGCTGCGCGCGCTGTATGGCATCCTGGTCGAGAGCGTGCGCTCGTCGGCCGCGGTCGGGCTGGTCATCGGCGGCGCGCTGATCCTCAACTACATCGTCTCGTCCGAGAACATCCCCGACCTGATGGCCCGCGCCCTGGTCGGGCTCGACGTCGGGCCGGTCGGCTTCCTGCTCGGCGTCAACCTGCTGATCCTGCTGCTGGGCTGCGTGCTCGACGCCACCACCATCATCCTGGTCATCATCCCGCTGTTCCTGCCGACCTGCCGCGAGCTCGGCATCGACCTGGTGCATTTCGGCGTGGTCGCGGTGGTCAACTGCATGATCGGCCTGATCACGCCGCCCTACGGCATCCTCTTGTTCGTGATCAACGCCATCACCCGCATCCCGCTGGCCGAGATCATCCGCGAGATCTGGCAGTTCCTGGCGGTGATGATCCTGGCGCTGCTGGCTCTGATCCTGGTGCCGGCGCTGACGCTGACCCTGCCGCGCCTGTTCGGCTACGAGGGCTAG
- a CDS encoding sialic acid TRAP transporter substrate-binding protein SiaP — translation MTNKIARRAVLAGAVAVAGASLAAPVLAEDTILLRLASVNSETDQRAIALMEKFAPAIADFATFEPHWNGTLFAQGTELEAIARGNLEMSITSAQELAVFFPEFSIFTAGYVHQDAAHQVAVFNDPLMDPFKQQAEDELGVKLLTVMYLGRRQVNLRQSADELRVTTPADLAGVNLRMPGTDAWQFLGRALGASPTPMAFTEVYTALQTGAVDGQDNPLPTVVDAKFYEVTSQIVLTSHLVDLNYLAISKAVWDGMTPEQQAIVQAAADEAAEFGRQNQLAKEAELVSFLEEQGLTVYEPDVAAFRDHVQQMYLESEYAETWPEGLLDKINALGQ, via the coding sequence ATGACCAACAAGATTGCGCGGCGTGCCGTGCTGGCCGGTGCCGTGGCGGTGGCCGGGGCGTCGCTGGCCGCGCCGGTGCTGGCCGAAGACACGATCCTGCTGCGCCTGGCCTCGGTGAACTCCGAGACCGACCAGCGCGCGATCGCGCTGATGGAAAAATTCGCCCCGGCGATCGCCGACTTCGCCACCTTCGAGCCGCACTGGAACGGCACCCTGTTCGCCCAGGGCACCGAGCTGGAGGCGATCGCCCGCGGCAACCTGGAGATGTCGATCACCTCGGCCCAGGAGCTGGCGGTGTTCTTCCCGGAATTCTCGATCTTCACCGCCGGCTATGTGCACCAGGACGCGGCGCATCAGGTCGCGGTGTTCAACGACCCGCTGATGGACCCGTTCAAGCAGCAGGCCGAGGACGAGCTGGGCGTCAAGCTGCTGACGGTGATGTATCTCGGCCGCCGCCAGGTCAACCTGCGCCAGAGCGCCGACGAGCTGCGGGTGACCACGCCCGCCGACCTCGCCGGCGTCAACCTGCGCATGCCCGGCACCGATGCCTGGCAGTTCCTCGGCCGGGCGCTGGGCGCCAGCCCGACCCCGATGGCGTTCACCGAGGTCTACACCGCGCTGCAGACCGGCGCCGTCGACGGCCAGGACAACCCGCTGCCGACCGTGGTCGACGCCAAGTTCTACGAGGTGACCAGCCAGATCGTGCTGACCTCGCACCTGGTCGACCTCAACTACCTCGCCATTTCCAAGGCGGTGTGGGACGGGATGACGCCGGAGCAGCAGGCGATCGTGCAGGCCGCGGCCGACGAGGCGGCGGAGTTCGGCCGCCAGAACCAGCTGGCCAAGGAGGCGGAGCTGGTCAGCTTCCTCGAGGAGCAGGGGCTGACCGTGTACGAGCCCGACGTCGCCGCGTTCCGCGACCATGTCCAGCAGATGTACCTGGAAAGCGAATACGCCGAGACCTGGCCCGAGGGTCTGCTCGACAAGATCAACGCGCTCGGCCAGTAG
- a CDS encoding TRAP transporter small permease subunit, translating to MRLAFRWLTRGAEGLAAAMLAAMFLVFLLQVFSRYVMVEPFGWTLELCLVLWVWIVFVGCAFVVRDRDHVRFDILYLAAPRGPRRAMALAGAVAVAVGMGWSLLPTWDWIDFLKIKRSPTLPVSMRIIYAVYALFVVAIVLRAAWAAVQVLRRGPPDEAHAIHVGEEG from the coding sequence ATGCGGCTCGCATTCCGCTGGCTCACCCGCGGCGCCGAGGGGTTGGCGGCGGCGATGCTCGCCGCCATGTTCCTGGTCTTCCTGCTGCAGGTCTTCTCGCGCTACGTGATGGTCGAGCCGTTCGGCTGGACGCTCGAGCTGTGCCTGGTGCTGTGGGTCTGGATCGTCTTCGTCGGCTGCGCCTTCGTGGTGCGCGACCGCGACCACGTGCGTTTCGACATCCTCTATCTGGCCGCGCCGCGCGGCCCGCGCCGGGCGATGGCGCTGGCCGGCGCGGTCGCGGTCGCGGTCGGCATGGGCTGGTCGCTGCTGCCGACCTGGGACTGGATCGACTTCCTGAAGATCAAGCGCAGCCCGACCCTGCCGGTGTCGATGCGCATCATCTACGCCGTCTACGCGCTGTTCGTCGTCGCCATCGTGCTGCGCGCCGCCTGGGCTGCGGTCCAGGTGCTGCGCCGCGGGCCGCCTGACGAGGCCCACGCCATCCACGTGGGCGAGGAAGGATGA